The following are encoded in a window of Carya illinoinensis cultivar Pawnee chromosome 15, C.illinoinensisPawnee_v1, whole genome shotgun sequence genomic DNA:
- the LOC122297657 gene encoding disease resistance protein RUN1-like, which produces MTSSMAFQLGASSSSSSPSISLWNYDEFLSFRGEDVRYNFISHLNHALRQSGIKTYIDNNLERGEEISPALFKAIEESQISIIVLSKNYAESRWYLDELLKILDCKERMQQILLPIFYHVDPSEVRHQKGIFGESFNKLGDKLKDNAKMLIWKKALKTVADLSGLPLANFRDDESEFIQKIIMWVNQKIVKRMPLRVAKHPIGIESRIRDIHQHLSIERNDIIRVLGIFGTGGIGKTTIANDIYNQISSQFEGSCFLRNIRETSKQVGGLIQPQNTLLSEILGTKLDINDVDRGVSVIWHRLQSKRILLILDDVDEMVQLEKLAGDRAWFGSGSRVIITTRDQHILDKSKVDSKYEVMTLEDNEALQLFSLYAFDEKEPLKDYIELSKQVTKHAQGLPLALIVLGSDLKGRNIDQWKSALDKYRKNPHRKIQSVLQISYDSLEVSEKDMFLDIAFFFKEEPLAKIMEIFDSYGFYPAHGIQRLMEKCLITVGWSGDEYVWMHDLLQDMGREIEREKSSKDPSKRNRLCFHEDVREVLEDDTVRVTKKFLDFTFTSFL; this is translated from the exons ATGACTTCTTCCATGGCTTTTCAATTAGGagcttcttcctcctcctcatctcCTTCCATCTCTCTATGGAATTATGATGAATTCTTGAGCTTTAGAGGTGAAGATGTTcgctataattttatttctcatcTAAATCATGCTTTGCGTCAAAGTGGAATCAAGACTTATATAGACAACAATCTTGAAAGAGGAGAGGAAATTTCACCGGCACTTTTCAAAGCTATTGAAGAGTCACAGATTTCGATCATTGTATTATCTAAAAACTATGCAGAATCTAGATGGTACTTAGACGAGCTATTGAAGATTCTTGATTGCAAGGAAAGAATGCAACAAATTCTTCTACCAATTTTTTACCATGTGGATCCATCAGAAGTACGGCATCAAAAAGGGATTTTTGGGGAATCCTTTAATAAACTTGGAGATAAGCTCAAGGATAATGCAAAGATGCTGATATGGAAGAAAGCTTTGAAAACAGTAGCCGATTTGTCTGGTTTACCATTAGCGAACTTCCG GGATGATGAGTCCGAATTTATCCAAAAAATCATTATGTGGGTGAACCAAAAAATAGTAAAGCGAATGCCTTTAAGAGTTGCCAAGCATCCAATTGGGATAGAATCTCGTATACGAGACATTCATCAGCATTTAAGTATCGAAAGGAATGATATTATACGCGTGTTAGGGATATTCGGAACCGGTGGAATTGGTAAGACAACTATTGCAAACGATATTTATAATCAGATTTCTTCTCAATTTGAAGGAAGTTGTTTCTTGAGAAATATTagagaaacttcaaaacaagTAGGAGGTCTGATTCAGCCACAAAATACACTTCTTTCGGAGATCTTAGGAACAAAATTGGATATTAATGACGTCGATAGAGGAGTCAGTGTAATTTGGCATAGACTTCAATCTAAAAGGATTCTactaattcttgatgatgtggatgaaATGGTCCAACTAGAAAAGTTAGCTGGAGATCGTGCTTGGTTTGGTTCAGGAAGTAGAGTCATCataacaacaagagatcaacaTATACTAGATAAATCTAAAGTTGATTCAAAATACGAGGTGATGACTTTGGAAGACAATGAAGCTCTTCAACTATTTAGCTTGTATGCTTTCGATGAAAAAGAACCACTAAAGGATTATATCGAACTATCCAAACAAGTAACAAAACATGCTCAAGGTCTTCCACTAGCTTTAATAGTGCTAGGTTCGGATCTAAAAGGTCGAAATATAGATCAATGGAAAAGTGCATTGGATAAGTATAGAAAAAATCCCCATCGAAAAATCCAGAGTGTACTTCAAATAAGTTATGATAGTTTGGAAGTTAGTGAGAAAGACATGTtccttgatattgcatttttcttcaaagaagAACCTTTGGCTAAGATCATGGAAATATTTGATAGTTACGGTTTTTATCCGGCTCATGGTATCCAAAGGCTCATGGAAAAGTGTCTTATTACAGTTGGTTGGTCTGGTGATGAATATGTTTGGATGCATGACTTGCTACAAGATATGGGTCGAGAAATTGAACGAGAAAAATCATCCAAAGATCCTAGCAAACGCAACAGATTGTGCTTTCACGAGGATGTTCGTGAAGTGTTGGAAGACGATACGGTAAGAGTCACaaagaaattcttggattttacATTTACTTCCTTTCTCTAA
- the LOC122297658 gene encoding uncharacterized protein LOC122297658 isoform X3, whose protein sequence is MTKFKAHKLWYCPCWLRKRTTALIVKNIIAQMVVYFRDDYLLCFGDPQRIPSERGSTCAEVGRSNSGFIIFSKTCQIHSTYIAFPSLAFAAQVVCRPLLLLFLWNLRLHAYWQYCPCMFDANQKNIAQRVPTLLRHIWKNVLFLPLELY, encoded by the exons ATGACAAAGTTTAAGGCCCATAAACTTTGG TATTGCCCATGTTGGTTGAGAAAGAGGACAACCGCATTGATTGTCAAGAATATTATTGCTCAAATGGTGGTTTACTTTCGA GATGATTATTTGCTTTGCTTTGGTGATCCACAAAGAATACCAAG TGAACGTGGAAGCACTTGTGCAGAAGTGGGAAGAAGCAACTCTGGTTTCATCATATTTTCCAAAACCTGTCAGATCCATTCAACATATATAGCATTTCCAAGTTTAGCATTTGCAGCCCAAGTGGTCTGCCGGCCCTTGTTGCTACTATTTCTTTGGAATCTCAG GTTGCATGCGTATTGGCAGTATTGCCCATGCATGTTTGATGCGAATCAGAAGAATATTGCTCAAAGGGTACCTACGCTCCTGAGACACATTTGGAAGAATGTTCTTTTCCTTCCATTGGAACTATACTAA
- the LOC122297658 gene encoding uncharacterized protein LOC122297658 isoform X7 — protein MTKFKAHKLWYCPCWLRKRTTALIVKNIIAQMVVYFRDDYLLCFGDPQRIPRSGKKQLWFHHIFQNLSDPFNIYSISKFSICSPSGLPALVATISLESQEKRGILKLGASIFQIRWKKDYDYP, from the exons ATGACAAAGTTTAAGGCCCATAAACTTTGG TATTGCCCATGTTGGTTGAGAAAGAGGACAACCGCATTGATTGTCAAGAATATTATTGCTCAAATGGTGGTTTACTTTCGA GATGATTATTTGCTTTGCTTTGGTGATCCACAAAGAATACCAAG AAGTGGGAAGAAGCAACTCTGGTTTCATCATATTTTCCAAAACCTGTCAGATCCATTCAACATATATAGCATTTCCAAGTTTAGCATTTGCAGCCCAAGTGGTCTGCCGGCCCTTGTTGCTACTATTTCTTTGGAATCTCAG GAGAAAAGAGGGATTCTTAAACTTGGGGCATCAATCTTCCAGATTAGGTGGAAGAAGGACTATGATTATCCGTAG
- the LOC122297658 gene encoding uncharacterized protein LOC122297658 isoform X2 — translation MTKFKAHKLWYCPCWLRKRTTALIVKNIIAQMVVYFRVRMIICFALVIHKEYQAFSERGSTCAEVGRSNSGFIIFSKTCQIHSTYIAFPSLAFAAQVVCRPLLLLFLWNLRLHAYWQYCPCMFDANQKNIAQRVPTLLRHIWKNVLFLPLELY, via the exons ATGACAAAGTTTAAGGCCCATAAACTTTGG TATTGCCCATGTTGGTTGAGAAAGAGGACAACCGCATTGATTGTCAAGAATATTATTGCTCAAATGGTGGTTTACTTTCGAGTAAG GATGATTATTTGCTTTGCTTTGGTGATCCACAAAGAATACCAAG CGTTTAGTGAACGTGGAAGCACTTGTGCAGAAGTGGGAAGAAGCAACTCTGGTTTCATCATATTTTCCAAAACCTGTCAGATCCATTCAACATATATAGCATTTCCAAGTTTAGCATTTGCAGCCCAAGTGGTCTGCCGGCCCTTGTTGCTACTATTTCTTTGGAATCTCAG GTTGCATGCGTATTGGCAGTATTGCCCATGCATGTTTGATGCGAATCAGAAGAATATTGCTCAAAGGGTACCTACGCTCCTGAGACACATTTGGAAGAATGTTCTTTTCCTTCCATTGGAACTATACTAA
- the LOC122297658 gene encoding uncharacterized protein LOC122297658 isoform X9 codes for MTKFKAHKLWVACVLLVLPMLVEKEDNRIDCQEYYCSNGGLLSSKDDYLLCFGDPQRIPRSGKKQLWFHHIFQNLSDPFNIYSISKFSICSPSGLPALVATISLESQVACVLAVLPMHV; via the exons ATGACAAAGTTTAAGGCCCATAAACTTTGG GTTGCATGTGTACTGCTAGTATTGCCCATGTTGGTTGAGAAAGAGGACAACCGCATTGATTGTCAAGAATATTATTGCTCAAATGGTGGTTTACTTTCGAGTAAG GATGATTATTTGCTTTGCTTTGGTGATCCACAAAGAATACCAAG AAGTGGGAAGAAGCAACTCTGGTTTCATCATATTTTCCAAAACCTGTCAGATCCATTCAACATATATAGCATTTCCAAGTTTAGCATTTGCAGCCCAAGTGGTCTGCCGGCCCTTGTTGCTACTATTTCTTTGGAATCTCAG GTTGCATGCGTATTGGCAGTATTGCCCATGCATGTTTGA
- the LOC122297658 gene encoding uncharacterized protein LOC122297658 isoform X1, with product MTKFKAHKLWVACVLLVLPMLVEKEDNRIDCQEYYCSNGGLLSSKDDYLLCFGDPQRIPSERGSTCAEVGRSNSGFIIFSKTCQIHSTYIAFPSLAFAAQVVCRPLLLLFLWNLRLHAYWQYCPCMFDANQKNIAQRVPTLLRHIWKNVLFLPLELY from the exons ATGACAAAGTTTAAGGCCCATAAACTTTGG GTTGCATGTGTACTGCTAGTATTGCCCATGTTGGTTGAGAAAGAGGACAACCGCATTGATTGTCAAGAATATTATTGCTCAAATGGTGGTTTACTTTCGAGTAAG GATGATTATTTGCTTTGCTTTGGTGATCCACAAAGAATACCAAG TGAACGTGGAAGCACTTGTGCAGAAGTGGGAAGAAGCAACTCTGGTTTCATCATATTTTCCAAAACCTGTCAGATCCATTCAACATATATAGCATTTCCAAGTTTAGCATTTGCAGCCCAAGTGGTCTGCCGGCCCTTGTTGCTACTATTTCTTTGGAATCTCAG GTTGCATGCGTATTGGCAGTATTGCCCATGCATGTTTGATGCGAATCAGAAGAATATTGCTCAAAGGGTACCTACGCTCCTGAGACACATTTGGAAGAATGTTCTTTTCCTTCCATTGGAACTATACTAA
- the LOC122297658 gene encoding uncharacterized protein LOC122297658 isoform X5 has protein sequence MTKFKAHKLWVACVLLVLPMLVEKEDNRIDCQEYYCSNGGLLSSKDDYLLCFGDPQRIPSERGSTCAEVGRSNSGFIIFSKTCQIHSTYIAFPSLAFAAQVVCRPLLLLFLWNLRRKEGFLNLGHQSSRLGGRRTMIIRR, from the exons ATGACAAAGTTTAAGGCCCATAAACTTTGG GTTGCATGTGTACTGCTAGTATTGCCCATGTTGGTTGAGAAAGAGGACAACCGCATTGATTGTCAAGAATATTATTGCTCAAATGGTGGTTTACTTTCGAGTAAG GATGATTATTTGCTTTGCTTTGGTGATCCACAAAGAATACCAAG TGAACGTGGAAGCACTTGTGCAGAAGTGGGAAGAAGCAACTCTGGTTTCATCATATTTTCCAAAACCTGTCAGATCCATTCAACATATATAGCATTTCCAAGTTTAGCATTTGCAGCCCAAGTGGTCTGCCGGCCCTTGTTGCTACTATTTCTTTGGAATCTCAG GAGAAAAGAGGGATTCTTAAACTTGGGGCATCAATCTTCCAGATTAGGTGGAAGAAGGACTATGATTATCCGTAGGTAG
- the LOC122297658 gene encoding uncharacterized protein LOC122297658 isoform X6, whose protein sequence is MTKFKAHKLWVACVLLVLPMLVEKEDNRIDCQEYYCSNGGLLSSKDDYLLCFGDPQRIPRSGKKQLWFHHIFQNLSDPFNIYSISKFSICSPSGLPALVATISLESQEKRGILKLGASIFQIRWKKDYDYP, encoded by the exons ATGACAAAGTTTAAGGCCCATAAACTTTGG GTTGCATGTGTACTGCTAGTATTGCCCATGTTGGTTGAGAAAGAGGACAACCGCATTGATTGTCAAGAATATTATTGCTCAAATGGTGGTTTACTTTCGAGTAAG GATGATTATTTGCTTTGCTTTGGTGATCCACAAAGAATACCAAG AAGTGGGAAGAAGCAACTCTGGTTTCATCATATTTTCCAAAACCTGTCAGATCCATTCAACATATATAGCATTTCCAAGTTTAGCATTTGCAGCCCAAGTGGTCTGCCGGCCCTTGTTGCTACTATTTCTTTGGAATCTCAG GAGAAAAGAGGGATTCTTAAACTTGGGGCATCAATCTTCCAGATTAGGTGGAAGAAGGACTATGATTATCCGTAG
- the LOC122297658 gene encoding uncharacterized protein LOC122297658 isoform X4: MTKFKAHKLWYCPCWLRKRTTALIVKNIIAQMVVYFRVRMIICFALVIHKEYQEVGRSNSGFIIFSKTCQIHSTYIAFPSLAFAAQVVCRPLLLLFLWNLRLHAYWQYCPCMFDANQKNIAQRVPTLLRHIWKNVLFLPLELY, encoded by the exons ATGACAAAGTTTAAGGCCCATAAACTTTGG TATTGCCCATGTTGGTTGAGAAAGAGGACAACCGCATTGATTGTCAAGAATATTATTGCTCAAATGGTGGTTTACTTTCGAGTAAG GATGATTATTTGCTTTGCTTTGGTGATCCACAAAGAATACCAAG AAGTGGGAAGAAGCAACTCTGGTTTCATCATATTTTCCAAAACCTGTCAGATCCATTCAACATATATAGCATTTCCAAGTTTAGCATTTGCAGCCCAAGTGGTCTGCCGGCCCTTGTTGCTACTATTTCTTTGGAATCTCAG GTTGCATGCGTATTGGCAGTATTGCCCATGCATGTTTGATGCGAATCAGAAGAATATTGCTCAAAGGGTACCTACGCTCCTGAGACACATTTGGAAGAATGTTCTTTTCCTTCCATTGGAACTATACTAA
- the LOC122297658 gene encoding uncharacterized protein LOC122297658 isoform X8 has product MVVYFRVRMIICFALVIHKEYQAFSERGSTCAEVGRSNSGFIIFSKTCQIHSTYIAFPSLAFAAQVVCRPLLLLFLWNLRLHAYWQYCPCMFDANQKNIAQRVPTLLRHIWKNVLFLPLELY; this is encoded by the exons ATGGTGGTTTACTTTCGAGTAAG GATGATTATTTGCTTTGCTTTGGTGATCCACAAAGAATACCAAG CGTTTAGTGAACGTGGAAGCACTTGTGCAGAAGTGGGAAGAAGCAACTCTGGTTTCATCATATTTTCCAAAACCTGTCAGATCCATTCAACATATATAGCATTTCCAAGTTTAGCATTTGCAGCCCAAGTGGTCTGCCGGCCCTTGTTGCTACTATTTCTTTGGAATCTCAG GTTGCATGCGTATTGGCAGTATTGCCCATGCATGTTTGATGCGAATCAGAAGAATATTGCTCAAAGGGTACCTACGCTCCTGAGACACATTTGGAAGAATGTTCTTTTCCTTCCATTGGAACTATACTAA
- the LOC122297037 gene encoding disease resistance protein RUN1-like gives MNDVISLVGIFGTSGIGKKLDINDVVKGANVIWHRLQSKRILLILDDVDDLVQLEKLAGDRSWFGSESRVIVRTLDDNEALQLISLYAFKKNEPLEDYVDLSKQVIKYARGLPLTLTVLGSDLQGRNIHQWKSALDKYKKIPHREIQRVLQISYDSLEVSEKDMFLDIAFFFKGEPLAKVMEIFDSCGFSPILGIQRLMEKCLIYTFNYEYFWMHDLLQDMGQEIVREKSAKDLSKRSRFWFHEDIHQVFEEDMNLMIMTFYGCKLLKNILDLSSVSNLKELIVQYCKRLVEVHDSVGSLKNLSRLDFDGCSKLQILPRSLKLRSLCELNLGSCSSLRDFPEIECKMECLRKLSLYSIAVEELPLSIRNLIGLETLDLLDCKNLMRLPIASIPLKYLRCFCMGGHDSVDLPNDSTTMEDEISNSRNGSTALQPLWIRYLYRDLKLLAFPRASKSLLH, from the exons ATGAATGATGTCATAAGCTTGGTGGGGATATTCGGAACTAGTGGAATTG GAAAAAAATTGGATATTAATGATGTTGTTAAAGGAGCCAATGTAATTTGGCATAGGCTTCAATCTAAAAGGATTCTactaattcttgatgatgtggatgacTTGGTCCAACTAGAAAAATTAGCTGGTGATCGTTCCTGGTTTGGTTCCGAAAGTAGAGTCATC GTGAGGACTTTGGATGACAATGAAGCTCTTCAACTCATTAGCTTGTATGCTTTCAAGAAAAACGAACCACTTGAAGATTACGTGGATCTCTCTAAACAAGTGATAAAATATGCTCGAGGTCTTCCACTAACTTTAACAGTGCTAGGTTCAGATCTACAAGGTCGAAATATACATCAATGGAAAAGCGCATTggataagtataaaaaaattccCCACCGAGAAATTCAGAGAGTGCTTCAAATAAGTTATGATAGTTTGGAAGTTAGTGAGAAAGACATGTtccttgatattgcatttttcttcaaaggAGAACCTTTGGCTAAGGTCATGGAAATATTTGATAGTTGCGGTTTTTCTCCAATTCTTGGTATCCAGAGGCTTATGGAAAAGTGTCttatttatacttttaattatgaatatttttggaTGCACGACTTGCTACAAGATATGGGTCAAGAAATTGTTCGAGAAAAATCAGCCAAAGATCTCAGCAAACGCAGCAGATTTTGGTTTCACGAGGATATTCATCAAGTGTTTGAAGAAGATATG AATTTGATGATAATGACTTTCTATGGTTgtaaattgttaaaaaatattcttgatCTTTCAAGCgtctcaaatttgaaagaattgaTTGTCCAATATTGTAAAAGATTAGTTGAGGTGCATGATTCGGTTGGATCTTTGAAAAATCTTTCCAGGTTGGATTTTGATGGATGCTCTAAACTCCAAATACTTCCAAGAAGCCTTAAGTTGAGATCTTTATGTGAGCTTAATCTTGGGAGTTGCTCAAGCCTCCGTGATTTTCCTGAAATCGAGTGTAAAATGGAATGTTTAAGGAAATTGAGTTTATATAGCATTGCAGTAGAAGAACTCCCTTTATCCATCAGGAACCTCATTGGACTTGAGACATTAGATCTATTGGATTGCAAAAACCTTATGCGTCTCCCAATTGCTTCCATCCCATTGAAATATTTACGCTGCTTTTGTATGGGTGGACATGATTCCGTTGATCTGCCTAATGATTCTACAACAATGGAAGATGAGATATCAAATTCAAGAAATGGGAGCACTGCATTACAA CCACTTTGGATTCGTTATCTCTATCGAGACTTGAAATTGTTAGCCTTTCCAAGAGCATCAAAGAGTCTGTTACACTAA